One part of the Oryzias melastigma strain HK-1 linkage group LG21, ASM292280v2, whole genome shotgun sequence genome encodes these proteins:
- the LOC112154869 gene encoding histamine N-methyltransferase isoform X2: MASPLQSLVTDDDRYQTAFQLFLQRSSEHQCMLDFIHAQLPDILDSVGHGKPHLNVIGVGSGAGQIDLEMLSELHLKHPAATVDNEVVEPSAQQLHNYKVLVGQKPELSFVKFSWNQMTAAQFEEHWKLKKTMKKADFIHMVQMLYYVKDPGATISFFQHLLAEKGKLLIILVSGQSGWGKLWRTYRHQLCNTEISQCVTTADIKSFLDSTGVSYRSYELLSQLDITECFTEGDPTGELLLDFLTEVLDFSKTASPELKAGVLELLRHPDCSVENQGRVIFNNNLGVLVIDHQS; the protein is encoded by the exons ATGGCCTCTCCTCTGCAGAGTCTGGTCACCGATGATGACCGGTACCAGACAGCCTTCCAGCTGTTCCTGCAGCGCTCCTCCGAGCACCAGTGCATGCTGGACTTCATCCACGCGCAGCTGCCAGACATCCTCGACAG CGTGGGACACGGAAAGCCCCACCTGAACGTCATTGGAGTTGGAAGCGGCGCAG GTCAGATTGACCTGGAGATGCTCTCTGAGCTCCACCTGAAGCACCCCGCGGCCACCGTGGATAACGAGGTGGTGGAGCCCAGCGCCCAGCAGCTGCACAACTACAAAG TTCTAGTGGGTCAGAAACCAGAGTTGAGCTTCGTTAAATTCAGCTGGAACCAGATGACGGCCGCCCAGTTTGAGGAGCACTGGAAGCTGAAGAAGACGATGAAGAAGGCAGACTTCATCCACATGGTTCAG ATGCTGTACTATGTGAAAGATCCCGGAGCGACCATCAGCTTCTTCCAGCATCTGCTGGCTGAGAAGGGAAAGCTGCTCATCATCCTCGTGTCTG GCCAGAGCGGTTGGGGGAAGCTGTGGCGGACCTACCGGCACCAGCTGTGCAACACGGAGATCAGTCAGTGCGTGACCACAGCAGACATCAAGAGCTTCCTGGACTCCACAGGAGTGAGCTACCGGAGCTACGAGCTGCTGTCCCAGCTGGACATCACCGAGTGTTTCACCGAAGGAGACCCAACCGGAGAGCTGCTCCTGGATTTCCTGACAGAGGTGTTGGACTTCAGTAAAACGGCTTCGCCGGAGCTGAAAGCCGGAGTTCTGGAGCTGCTGCGGCACCCGGACTGCAGCGTGGAGAACCAGGGCCGAGTGATCTTCAACAACAACCTCGGAGTCTTAGTGATAGATCACCAGAGCTGA
- the LOC112154870 gene encoding histamine N-methyltransferase: MAADANHTCYDITTVDHFQFYLEQSGEHSAILQGVQNVLPKEFQRIAEGKSSFNVLGVGSGGGEMDVQMLSLMGAELPAVPITADIVEGSSKLIDHFKALVAKSPQIQKIPFSWHPMSSEDYEKMVKAKGDAKKFDFIHMIQMIYYVDSLDGTIKFYHSLLKNNGRLMIIVEAADSGWDILWKTFKTELCGGSLSEYRSSGEVVTCLQNLGLKFEEHLVPNSFDISECFDPKSVVGERLLSFMTAKDHFKESFTPEVRAGILELLRSKCSEEKEGRVFFNSNLKCILVHA, translated from the exons ATGGCTGCAGACGCGAACCACACGTGTTATGATATCACCACTGTTGACCATTTCCAGTTTTACCTTGAACAGTCAGGAGAGCACTCAGCCATCCTCCAGGGCGTCCAGAACGTCCTGCCCAAAGAGTTTCAGAG GATTGCTGAgggaaaaagcagctttaatgTTCTCGGTGTTGGAAGTGGTGGAG GTGAGATGGACGTCCAGATGCTCTCCCtgatgggggcggagcttcctgCTGTTCCCATCACAGCGGATATTGTTGAAGGCAGCTCCAAACTCATCGACCACTTCAAAG CGTTGGTGGCAAAGTCGCCTCAGATCCAGAAGATCCCGTTTTCCTGGCATCCCATGTCCAGTGAGGACTACGAGAAGATGGTGAAAGCCAAAGGAGACGCCAAGAAGTTTGACTTTATTCACATGATTCAG ATGATTTATTATGTGGATAGTCTGGACGGAACCATCAAGTTCTACCACAGCCTTCTGAAAAATAACGGCAGGCTGATGATCATCGTTGAAGCAG CTGATAGCGGCTGGGACATCCTGTGGAAGACCTTCAAGACGGAGCTGTGCGGCGGCAGCTTGTCCGAGTACCGCTCCTCCGGGGAGGTGGTCACCTGCCTGCAGAATCTGGGTCTGAAGTTCGAGGAGCATTTAGTCCCAAACAGCTTTGACATCAGCGAGTGCTTCGATCCAAAGAGCGTCGTCGGAGAACGTCTGCTGAGCTTCATGACGGCTAAAGATCACTTCAAGGAGTCCTTCACCCCGGAGGTCAGAGCCGGcatcctggagctgctgaggAGCAAGTGCAGCGAAGAGAAGGAGGGAAGAGTGTTCTTCAACAGTAACCTGAAATGCATTCTTGTTCATGCTTGA
- the LOC112154869 gene encoding histamine N-methyltransferase isoform X1 — protein sequence MTGPPPLPPSHRIRSPVGGFLSLHARHAQSRTRFGRAHTMASPLQSLVTDDDRYQTAFQLFLQRSSEHQCMLDFIHAQLPDILDSVGHGKPHLNVIGVGSGAGQIDLEMLSELHLKHPAATVDNEVVEPSAQQLHNYKVLVGQKPELSFVKFSWNQMTAAQFEEHWKLKKTMKKADFIHMVQMLYYVKDPGATISFFQHLLAEKGKLLIILVSGQSGWGKLWRTYRHQLCNTEISQCVTTADIKSFLDSTGVSYRSYELLSQLDITECFTEGDPTGELLLDFLTEVLDFSKTASPELKAGVLELLRHPDCSVENQGRVIFNNNLGVLVIDHQS from the exons ATGACCGGACCGCCACCTTTGCCCCCCTCCCACCGGATCCGCTCTCCGGTGGGAGGTTTCCTCTCTCTGCACGCACGGCACGCACAGTCCCGGACGCGTTTTGGGCGAGCACAC ACCATGGCCTCTCCTCTGCAGAGTCTGGTCACCGATGATGACCGGTACCAGACAGCCTTCCAGCTGTTCCTGCAGCGCTCCTCCGAGCACCAGTGCATGCTGGACTTCATCCACGCGCAGCTGCCAGACATCCTCGACAG CGTGGGACACGGAAAGCCCCACCTGAACGTCATTGGAGTTGGAAGCGGCGCAG GTCAGATTGACCTGGAGATGCTCTCTGAGCTCCACCTGAAGCACCCCGCGGCCACCGTGGATAACGAGGTGGTGGAGCCCAGCGCCCAGCAGCTGCACAACTACAAAG TTCTAGTGGGTCAGAAACCAGAGTTGAGCTTCGTTAAATTCAGCTGGAACCAGATGACGGCCGCCCAGTTTGAGGAGCACTGGAAGCTGAAGAAGACGATGAAGAAGGCAGACTTCATCCACATGGTTCAG ATGCTGTACTATGTGAAAGATCCCGGAGCGACCATCAGCTTCTTCCAGCATCTGCTGGCTGAGAAGGGAAAGCTGCTCATCATCCTCGTGTCTG GCCAGAGCGGTTGGGGGAAGCTGTGGCGGACCTACCGGCACCAGCTGTGCAACACGGAGATCAGTCAGTGCGTGACCACAGCAGACATCAAGAGCTTCCTGGACTCCACAGGAGTGAGCTACCGGAGCTACGAGCTGCTGTCCCAGCTGGACATCACCGAGTGTTTCACCGAAGGAGACCCAACCGGAGAGCTGCTCCTGGATTTCCTGACAGAGGTGTTGGACTTCAGTAAAACGGCTTCGCCGGAGCTGAAAGCCGGAGTTCTGGAGCTGCTGCGGCACCCGGACTGCAGCGTGGAGAACCAGGGCCGAGTGATCTTCAACAACAACCTCGGAGTCTTAGTGATAGATCACCAGAGCTGA